TAAACCTATCAGAAAACGAGCTCTTCTCGAGGAAATCCAGAACCTCGGCCTCCAACTCGAGTCCTGATAGGGCGAACAATCCATCAAATTTTGATAAAAAAAAGGCCAGATCCTACATTTTGTGCGATCTGGCCATTGTTTTTCCTTCAAATTAGACTTATGACCCAAGTAGCTGTTAGACAAATTTTATTCATGTCATAACGGTAAAAAAAACCATATCTACACAACAACACAAACTTTTTCAGGAGGAATCCAATGGCCTACCCAGAAAATCTTCTTTACAGCAAAAGCCACGAATGGACCAAAATTGAAGGTGAAGAAGCTATCATCGGTATTACCAGCTTTGCACAGGAACAGCTTGGCGACATCACTTTTGTTGAGCTTCCTGAAGTTGGTGACACTCTTGAAGTCGGCGACGAAATGGGCTCCATCGAATCCGTTAAAGCTGCAAGCGAGCTCTACATTCCTGTTAGCGGCGAAGTAATCGCTATAAACGAAGATCTCGAAGACGCACCGGAAAAAGTAAACGAATCTCCTTTTGAAGGCGGCTGGCTTATCAAAGTTAAGCTTTCCGAAGAGCCAAAAGGCCTCCTTTCTGCATCTGAATATGCAGAACTGGTAGCTAACGAAGCACACTAGTAAAAAAAGGAGGCATTATGCCGTATACTCCGCACACAGCTGAAGAAACTCAAGCAATGCTTGACGTTATCGGTGTTAGAACCATTGAGGACCTGTTTGCAGATATCCCTGCGGACATGCGTCCTAAAAGCTTTGACCTGCCACAGGGGTTGAGCGAAATGGAAACCTGTGCCTACTTTGAACAGCTTGCCGGTAAAAACAAAACCGGTCTTGTAAGCTTCCTTGGCGCCGGTTTCTACAACCACTATATTCCTAAAGCCATCGACAATATCGTTGGCCGTGGCGAATTCTACACTGCGTACACACCGTACCAGCCTGAATCCTCTCAAGGCACCCTTCAGGCTATTTTTGAATTCCAGACTGCTGTCTGCAATCTCCTCGAAATGGACGTTGCAAACGCTTCTGTTTATGATGGCGGAACCGCTATCTTCGAAGCAATGATGATGGCAGTACGCGCCGGCCGTAAACGCAAGAAAATCGTTATCGATGAAAGCGTTAACCCGATCTACCGCGTGATGCTCGACACCTACACCGACAATATTGATATTGATATCGTAGTAGTGCCGCATACCGAAGGCTTATCCAATGTTGATGCCCTTAAAGCTGCCATTGATGCTGATTGCGCCGCAGTTGTAGTGCAAAACCCTAACTTCTTCGGAAACGTTCAGGACTTCACTGACCTGTTCGAACACGCACATGCCAACAAAGCACTGGGCATCATCTCCGTATATCCTGTTATGCAGTCTGTCATGAAAACTCCTGGTGAAATGGGAGCAGACATCGCAGTTGCAGAAGCTCAGAGCCTTGGCCAACCTCTCTCTTTCGGTGGCCCGTACCTTGGCGTAATGTCCTGTACAAAAAAAATGATCCGCCAGATCCCTGGTCGTATCGTCGGTCGCACCGAAGACGTTGACGGCAAAACAGGCTACGTACTCACACTACAGGCCCGTGAACAGCATATCCGCCGTGCAAAAGCTACCTCCAACATTTGCTCAAACCAGGCATTGTGTGCGCTGCGCGCCCTTATCCATATGTCCCTGCTTGGGCCAGAAGGCCTTATCCGCACTGCTGAACTAAGCATGGAGCGTGCACATTACCTCGCAGACCGCCTCACCATGATTGATGGTGTTGAGCTGCTTAACGATGCACCATTCGGTAACGAATTTGCTATCCGTCTGCCTATCAATGCTGAAGAAGCTATTGAAGCGCTTATGGACAAAGGTTTTGTTACCGGCTTCCCTGCCGGTCGCTACTACGAAGGCATGGACAACGTTCTTCTCGTTGCCTGTACTGAGCTGCATTCATTCGAACAGATTGGTGTATTCACCGAACTGTTGGGAGGTATTCTCTAATGAAAACCATTTTTTCCCAATCCGTTGCGGGTCGTACTGCTTGCCTGCCGCCAATGCCGGAAGAACGCGCAGAGCGTTTTCTTCCAAAAGAACTTATGCGTGCAAAGCGTCCAGCACTGCCAGAAGTTAGCGAACTCGATGTGGTACGTCATTTCACCAAATTGAGCACTTTCAACTACGGTGTTGATTCCAACTTCTACCCGCTTGGCTCCTGCACAATGAAATATAATCCGAAATATACGGAGTACATTGCTGCACTGCCGGGCTACACGACCCCCCATCCTGCTCTTGCACAGCTTCCTAAAGGTGCCCAGTACACTCAGGGCTCTTTAGAAACCATGTACGAAGCAGAACAGATGCTTTGTGAACTTACCGGCATGGATGCATTCACATCCCAGCCAATGGCAGGTGCTAACGGCGAGCTTACCGGCGCGCTTGTTATCGCTGCGTATCACAAAGACAAGGGTAACAAAAAAACCAAGATCATCTGTCCGGATGCAGCACACGGCACAAACCCAGCTTCTGCTGTGCTCGCAGGTTTTGAAGTTGTTAACATTGAATCCAAAGACGGCATGGTAGACCCAGAAGCTCTTGAAGCCGTTCTTGATGACGATGTAGCAGCAGTTATGATGACCTGTCCGAACACCCTTGGTCTTTTCGAAAATCACCTCCCTGCAATTGTAGAAAAGCTGCGTAAAGTTGATGCCCTCCTCTACTACGATGGTGCTAACTTCAACGCTATTATGGGTAAAATGCGTATCGGCGACGTAGGTTTTGATGTAGTTCACCTGAACGTACACAAAACTCTCGGTACCCCGCACGGCGGCGGTGGCCCTGGTGCCGGCCCTGTTGGTGTATGTTCCCGTCTTGAGCCATACCTGCCGAACCATCGTCCGGCTAAAGCTGACGACGGCACATTCTACCTTGATACAGACAACCCAAAATCCATCGGTCACATGTCACCATTCTACGGCAGCTTTGCGGTAATGCTCAAAGCATTCGCCTACATGGTTCGCCTTGGTGGTGAAGGCCTTACCCGGGCAACAGAACGTGCAGTTCTAAACGCTAACTACATGCGTAAACGTTTAGAGAACCATCTCTACATTCCATACGACCGCATCTGCATGCACGAATTCGTTGCATCAGCCAGCAAACTGCATGACGAATGCGGAGTGCGGGCACTCGACATCGCGAAGGGGCTGTTAGAAAAAGGACACCACGCTCCTACTATCTACTTCCCGCTTATCGTAAAAGAATGCTTGATGTTTGAGCCGACTGAAACTGAAAGCAAAGAAACCCTCGACGGTTTCCTCGACGATCTTATTGAAATCATCGAAGCTGGTAAAAAAGATCCGGAATCCCTTTTCTCTGCACCTCACAACACTCCAGTTCGCCGCCTCGACGAAACTAAGGCTGCGCGTGAAATGGTGTTGACCGATGAAGTATAATTTAGTCGTTGTTGGTTCCGGTCCCGGCGGACTTAAAGCAGCCACACGTGCTGCGTCTTCCGGACTGAAAACCGCTCTTATTGAAAAAGCCGATATTGGTGGAACCTGCCTCAACTGGGGGTGTATTCCTACCAAAATGTACCTTGGTGCAACTGCATCCAGTCCGCTGCTGCATACTCAGGAAAAAGCGAAAACAGCCTCAGGAAGTCTTAGTTTTGATCTGCCGACTCTCATGCAGAAAAAAGACCGCTTCATCAAAGGCACCCGCTCCGCTGCAGAAAAGCAACTGGGTAGCCTCGGTGTAGACATACTCAAAGGCACTGCCTCGTTCAGCAACCCGACCACCCTCACCGTTACCAACGATGAAGGCTCTACCGAAGTTGCATTTGATAAGCTGATCATTGCCACAGGTTCCATGCCAACCGCATTTCCGGGGTTGGAACCAGACGGGGACTGTGTCCTCAACTCTTCCCATGTCCTCACGCTTACAGAGGCTCCTGAGTCTCTCATTATTGTAGGCGCAGGTGCAATCGGGCTTGAAATGGGTGATTTCTTCAGCCGGCTCGGCACAAAGATCACCATTGTAGAAGCACTTCCAAGCCTTGCTCCTACTGAAGATCCAGACGTCGGGGAAACCTTCCGTAAGATCCTCAAGCGTGAAAAATGGGGAATTCGTACAGGTGAAAAAGTGCAGAGCCTTAAAACCGTTAACGGTGAAGCTGTGCTTACTTTCGAATCCGGCGAGACTCTCACTGCAGATAAAGCACTTATGGCCGCTGGTAGAAAACCTGCATCCGAATCACTCAACCCTGCCGCAGCAGGTATTGAATGCATCGGCGCAGGCTGGATTGCCACAGACGACAACCTGCTCGCAGCAGAGAACATATACGCCATTGGTGACATCAATGGTCGTACCCTGCTCGCTCACGCAGCAGATCATCAGGCTTGCTATGCCGTAGACCACGCAGCAGGTAAAATTACCGCAGCGTACGATTCCGGCCCAATGCCTGCATGTATCTACGGGCATACAGAAGTTATGCGCGTCGGCCCTAACACTGCTGATTTGCAGAAGGCAGGCCACACCGTGGAAACTTCTACCTCCATGCTTGTTGCAAACCCTATTGCGCAGTCCTATGGCTCTACGCAAGGTTTCGTAAAAGCTCTGTGGGTAGATAATAAAGTGCACGGCATCGTAGCAGTAGGCCACGGGGTATCGCACCTCGTTGCCGCAGCAACCATCATTGTTAAACAACAATGGACTCAGGATGATGTACATTCCATCATCTGGGCACATCCGACGCTCGACGAAGCGCTGGAAATGGCGCTGCTCGCTCCGCGTAAGCCTGCATAGAAAAACACACGTAAAAAAGACCGTCTCTCTGAGGCGGTCTTTTTTTTTGCCTATACTTTTCAGATTTTTTTTGACCTCCGGAAGCATCCATCTCTATCAGCGGGACACCTCAAGCAGTGGAAAAAGCCTCTAGAAGCAAATAACATACCATCACTATTAAAAAAAAGAGTACACATAGCTGAGGACTTTGTTATACAGGATACAGACTGGAACGTTTCCTACGGCGTATTTGAGTTACCCGGAGTTCCTCTTTTTATGCTGAAAGCGGCATATACAGAAGACATTCTGGCATTCAAACACAGTGGAAATCTGTTCTACCGGCGATACAGAGGACACTATGGATATGAATTCTATGTGATGCAGACGCCCTAAAAAGGCTTGTAGCGCAATGCGCCGCATTCGCGCTCACAAGACTACCTCTGCTACTCTTTATAATAGAGCTGAAAAACTGGAAAAAAAGTTACCGAAATATAACAAGCTCTAACGTAGCAATATTTGTAACCTTATACTGTGTATACAGAAAAAAATCTGCACAGAATCATTGTTTTTTGCAGGGCGTTACTCTCGTTACTCGAATTATTCTTTTGAAAATAAGCACATAGTTTCATAAACATCCTTGTCGCACTCCTCTGGTTGCCATATATTACATCTTGACCACGCATAATTTGACCTAAACCAGAAAAACTATACTAGCCGGAGGGGACCAGTATGACGATTAAGAGAACATTGCTTATCGCGCTTTCTCTTGTGTTGTTTGCTACATCCGTAGTCCAGGCGCAAGAGTTCATCCTTCAACCTAAAGTTGCCAGTTTCAACTTCCTTATTGACGACTCTGGCTCCATGATGATGCACGATGCGCAGACAGGAATGAAAAAGATTGTTCTTGCCAAAAAAGTGGTACAGATGATCAATGAAGCAATGCCGCCATTACCTTACATGGCAGCAGCTCAAACTTTCACTCCTTTCCAACCTATTGTCGGGTACGGACCATTCGACCCTGCAGTAATGGCAAACGCAGTTAACTCCATTACTACAGACAAAGAAATCCGTGCACGTTGGACCAAAATGGGTGAAGCATTTGAAATGCTCACACCTATGGCAACCAAAATGGCACCTAAAGGTGCAGTAGTTATCGCAACTGACGGCGTTAGCAACATGGGCCCAGACCCTGTTGAAGCCCTTATGGGATTCTACAACGCTAACCCACAGATGTGCGTACACTTCATCTCTTTTGCAGACACCGCACAAGGTAGCAAAACTTTGATGGAACTCTTTAACCTTAACACTTGTTCTGTAATGGCAGACGGTAAGAAATTACTTAATGATCCAGTTGCATTTAACGAGTTTATGGTTGACGTATTCTACACTCCAGTCGAAGTTGTTGACGAAGTTATCGTAATTGATAACGTACTCTTCCATTTTGACTCCTCTGCTATCCTTCCTGCAGCACGTCCGATCTTGAATGAAGCAGCACAGCTCATCTTATCAAGTGGCGACAGCACCACTGTTATCGGTCATACCGATTCCGTTGGTACCGCTCAGTACAATATGGGTCTGTCACTTCGCCGTGCAATGTCCGTACGTAACTACCTTATGAAACAAGGTGTACCGGGCGATCTCATCGAAGTAGTTGGTAAAGGTGAATTTGATCCTGAGTTCACAAACGAAACAGCCGAAGGCCGCCGACTCAACCGTCGTGTAACCATCGTGCTTGATTAGTACATACAACCAAGTGCCCGGCAGGAGCTTCCTGCCGGGCCTTCTGATTGCTAAGTTCATATTGTGCCTTATTGCCACGACAAACAACGTATAAAATAAATACGACACACTGACTGACACACTACTTCGTCCATTACCTTCAGCGCCGGAAATTCTCTTTCTACCACCGCAACGGAATTTCATGTGACATTGCCTTCGTATTCCCTCCCGATCCCTCGGGATTTCTGCTCAAGGCTAACGGCACTGCACAACATTATCCTAATGAGAGATATTACAATGGACCAATGACAACACCCTCAAGCAATTAGCCCCTGCAAATTCATTCGCAGCATCGACCGTTGGTATTGTCATCCAATATTCAGGAGATTCTCATGAAAAAGGTTCTGGTTTTGTTCGTCATGGCGTGCGCCACGTGCCTGCTCACGACACCATCCAGCGCTGTTTCCCAACAGGAACTCGAAAACACTCTTCGCCAGCATGCAACACAACATATTGATACAATGTGTAGGCAAATGCCTGATTGCGGCGGGAAAATTGAAACGTGTAAACTGCCTAATGGAAAATGGGTTCGTTCCTATTGCGACTTAAAGAAAGATACTATCAAAGTTGTAGTACATGAAGTTGAAAACACAGGAACATATGTTGGAGTAATCAAGTACATAAAAGTAACTTACGAAGCAATCGGGCGAACGAAACAAGAGGCAATGCAGCAGCCTTTCCGGGTTGTTGAAAAAAACCGCGTTACTAAAATTCGCCAGTACAAAAACGGACATTGGGAATAACAACAAAACACGCATTCAGGCGCAACGACACTGATATGGCCCTCCTCTCACTTGCAACCAGCACCACCGCCTGATGATGCGCTTTGTTAAACCCCAATTACTCATATCGGCAAAAAAAAGGCCTGACACAAACATGTGTCAGGCCTTTTTAAATCAGGACAGTAATTCTAGATAGCGCGACGTAACATCTTGATGTCATTGCCAACGATGGCTTCAAGATTATGAGTAATTTTCTCTTTTGACCACTCCCACCACGCTATATCCTCAAGCTCCTCAATCACAGTTTCATCAAAGCGGAATTTGAGTATTGTGGCTGGATTTCCACCGACTATCGCATATGGTGGAACATCCTTAGTGACAACAGCTTTGCTGGCGATAATTGCACCATTTCCGACAGTCACTCCGGGCATAATAGTTGCTTCGTAACCAATCCACACGTCATTACCGATGACAGTGTCGCCTTTAAACGGCAACTCACCGCTTTCTGGCATCACCTTTTCCCAGCCATTCCCGAAAATCTGAAAAGGATAGGTGGATAAACCGGAAACTTTGTGGTTTGCCCCGTTCATAATAAAGGTAACACCACGGGCAATTGCGCAAAATTTTCCGATGATTAATTTGTCACCTATGAAGGGGAAGTGATAAAGCACATTCTTTTCGAAATTCTCAACACCATCGGGATCATCGTAATAAGTGTAATCCCCGACAATAATATTTTCAGAGGTAATAAAATTTTTAAGATACCCAACTTGCGGAAACCCTTTCATAGGTTCTTTGTCATCCGGATCTGGTCCAAACAAGGGGCTCTCCTTGATAATTTGTTGATATACTGAAGAGGCACAGGGATAAAAAAGTTTATCTCGCTCTCCATCTCCTGTTTTCCTAAAGAAAAGTAATTAGCTTCTCTTGGTCAAACCGTACTTACGCAACTTGTACTGAAGCGTACGTCTGCTGATGCCAAGGGCGTCTGCCGTACGTTCCCTGTGCCCGCCGTTGGCGTTAAGCGCTTCAATAAGCGCCTGCCGCTCTGCATCATCAAGAGTTTTCGGACGCGAAATACTGCGGTTATCGTTCTGCGGAGGCATCGGCTGCTGCCCGTTATACCCTTGCTGGCCACTATAAGCTGCTTGATTATTATAGCCGCTATGGCTGCTGAAGTCGGTTCGGGTAAAATCTGTAGGAGCAAAATCTGGCTGCATACCCCCGTTCTGTCTACCCGTCTGAACTGTTTTCTGATCAGAAAACTCTACACTCGACGGCACGTGAAAATTAGATTGTCCATAGCCTTGCGATGCATCCTGCTGTACAAACTGCGGCTGCATTGCAGGCGTAGGCTTTGGCGGGTTAGTAAATAATGGCGGCAGGGAGTCCACATTAAGAATCTCTGAACGTGAAAGAATAAGCGCACGTTCAAGCACATTTTCAAGTTCGCGCACGTTCCCCGGCCATGAGTGGGTTGTGAGCTTCTGCATGAAATCAGGACTTACGCCGCGCACACTTTTGCGGTTCTTGCGCCCGAGCTTATCAAGAAGACGGCTGACGAGTACTGGAAGGTCATCAAAACGTTCGCGCAATGGCGGCGAAATAAGCTCCAGCACGTTAAGGCGGAAATATAAATCTTCGCGGAACTCGCCTTTCGCAACGGCTTCGCGGAGATTACGGTTTGTTGCCGCAATAATGCGTACATCAACTTCAATTGGCTTAACCGCACCAAGCGGCTCCACCACACGCTCTTGCAGGGCACGAAGGAGCTTTGCTTGCAGCTCAATCGGCATTTCACCGATCTCATCAAGAAAGAGTGTGCCCCCTTTGGCAAGCTGGAACCGACCCGGCTTGTCTTTGACTGCTCCGGTAAAGGCTCCACGTACGTACCCGAACAGTTCACTTTCAAGCAAGTTTCCCGGTAAGGCGGCGCAGTTTACTTTAACCATCGGGAATGCAGAACGGTTGCTGCTTTCGTGTAAAGCTTCTGCGATAAGCTCTTTACCGGTACCGGACTCACCCATGACAAGCACGGTTGCTTCTGTCGGGCCGACCTGACGGATAAGCTCGAGCATATCCAGCATGGCATCACACCCGCCGATGATTTTTTCGGAAGGATCGTTACCGATAAATTTTTTGCGTAGATTGTCGTTTTCTGCGAGTAGCCTGCCATGCGTATAGGCTTTTTCCAGCACGGCTATAAGCTCATCGTTGTCAGCAGGCTTACTGAGGTAATCAAAAGCACCGCGCTTCATAGCTTCAACCGCAGAACCGACAGTGCCGAAAGCGGTGAGCATAATAACAGGCAGATGAGGGTACTTTTCCTGAATAATCGCGAGCGTCTCGCTTCCGTCGATACCTGTCATCCGCATATCCAAAAGAACAACGTTAACGTTATGTGATGCAAGATGCTCAATGCCGGCCTCACCGGAGCTTGCCTCCGCAACGCTCCAGCCTGCATCTTCTACAACAGCCCGCACCATCATACGCAACGCAGGTTCATCATCTATAACTAACAGTCGTTTATTATAAGACATAGTTTCCCTCATCTTCCACGTCGGGGAAAAAGAGTGCAATGGTGCATCCGCGACCGGCACTGGATTCAATCAATACCTTTCCTTCATGCTCCATCATAGTTTTGTTAACTAGCGCAAGTCCAAGGCCAGTGCCTTTTGATTTGGTAGTAAAGAACGGTTCCAGCGCCTGATCTATCTGCTGTTTCTCCATACCGGGGCCGTTATCCCTAACAAAAATCCAGACTCCGTCTTCGCCATATGCTGAGGCAATATGAATCTGCTTTTTGTCAATTCCTGCAGACTCAAGTGCATCCAGACTATTGAGCATCAGGTTGATCAACGTCTGTTTAAGCAAATCAGCATCTGCCTGCACATAGGATGACTCAAGGCTGACATCCAGCTGTACTTCTTTGCCTTCCAGATCAAGCTGCAGCAAGTTGCTGATTCCTTCTGCAAGTTCAACCAGATCCACCTCTTCCTTTTGCACAGCACGCGGGCGGGAAAGGTACAACAAATCTGTAATTACACGGTTAAGTCTGTCAGCTTCGCTAATCATAGTCCGTGCGTAAGTTTCATCTGGTTCCTTGCCTTTGAACTTCTTAGCAAAATATTGAGCAAACCCTCGTAACGCACTAAGCGGGTTACGAATTTCATGTGCCATGCCTGCAGCAATGGCACCGAGTGCTGCCATCTTTTCAGCATCCTGAAGACTTTTTTCAAGTTCGCGGAACCGTGTCCTGTCACGGACTAATACGAGACGCGATCCAGCCTCTTTATGCTCTTTGAGCGGTACGGATAAAATTTCGAGATGCGTCCCTTGAACAGTTACCTGTTCCCAGTCAGCTTTGGAGTCTTCCGGTAACTTTTTGAGGCAGTTTGCCAAATCTTCCGGCAATGCAGAGACGGACAGCCCGGCAAGCCCGCTGCCCTTAGCCTTGAACACTTCATGTGCAGCAGGGTTTGCAGCACGAATAACATTGTCAGGACTTACGATCAGAAGCCCGTCCGGCAGGTTATCCAGCAATCGAGCCTGAAAACGTTCAAGCTGCAACGCCTTGCCCGCAAGTTCACGGCGTTTAAGCAGCCCCATGGCAAGTGCCCATGTAAAAATTGCAGCGATAAGAATATACGCCGCCTGAAACATCGCGTTCTGCTTAAAACCTTTGTACACAGCGAAGTGTTTGGTCATATCAAGACCAACCACCAGAAACGTATCTTTACGCGGAGCATCCGGCTCCAAGGGCGAAGCATCCAGTCCCTGACTATGCTTGGCATACACAAACACGCGGTGCTGACCAAACTGTGCGATACCATCCCATGTGCCAGTCTGCACCATGGTTGGAATAGCCTGTTGTGGAAAAAGAATGGTGCTGGAAGCACCGCCTTCAAGAGAAGAAAGAATTTGCCCGCCCTTTTCATCCAACAGACCCACAAACATAACTTCACCGCTTCGCTGCAATTCACGAAAGAACTTTGCAGTGCTTGGCAACCCCGCCACTTGTCCATTCTGTGTAAGAATACCTGTACGGAGCGAGATATCTACAGACTGAAGTACAGAGCGCGCAGTAAGTTTAAGGTGCTGTAAACGTGCTTCCTCCTGCTGCCGCAGGGTTTGTCCTGTTGAAACAATGAGCGAAAGTCCAATTGTAACAAGGGTAACAATTGCGATAATAATCGTGCTTCGTTCTTTACTTAAATCTGCAATTTCCA
This sequence is a window from Halodesulfovibrio aestuarii DSM 17919 = ATCC 29578. Protein-coding genes within it:
- the gcvPB gene encoding aminomethyl-transferring glycine dehydrogenase subunit GcvPB, producing MKTIFSQSVAGRTACLPPMPEERAERFLPKELMRAKRPALPEVSELDVVRHFTKLSTFNYGVDSNFYPLGSCTMKYNPKYTEYIAALPGYTTPHPALAQLPKGAQYTQGSLETMYEAEQMLCELTGMDAFTSQPMAGANGELTGALVIAAYHKDKGNKKTKIICPDAAHGTNPASAVLAGFEVVNIESKDGMVDPEALEAVLDDDVAAVMMTCPNTLGLFENHLPAIVEKLRKVDALLYYDGANFNAIMGKMRIGDVGFDVVHLNVHKTLGTPHGGGGPGAGPVGVCSRLEPYLPNHRPAKADDGTFYLDTDNPKSIGHMSPFYGSFAVMLKAFAYMVRLGGEGLTRATERAVLNANYMRKRLENHLYIPYDRICMHEFVASASKLHDECGVRALDIAKGLLEKGHHAPTIYFPLIVKECLMFEPTETESKETLDGFLDDLIEIIEAGKKDPESLFSAPHNTPVRRLDETKAAREMVLTDEV
- a CDS encoding OmpA family protein, which gives rise to MTIKRTLLIALSLVLFATSVVQAQEFILQPKVASFNFLIDDSGSMMMHDAQTGMKKIVLAKKVVQMINEAMPPLPYMAAAQTFTPFQPIVGYGPFDPAVMANAVNSITTDKEIRARWTKMGEAFEMLTPMATKMAPKGAVVIATDGVSNMGPDPVEALMGFYNANPQMCVHFISFADTAQGSKTLMELFNLNTCSVMADGKKLLNDPVAFNEFMVDVFYTPVEVVDEVIVIDNVLFHFDSSAILPAARPILNEAAQLILSSGDSTTVIGHTDSVGTAQYNMGLSLRRAMSVRNYLMKQGVPGDLIEVVGKGEFDPEFTNETAEGRRLNRRVTIVLD
- a CDS encoding two-component system sensor histidine kinase NtrB, whose product is MEIADLSKERSTIIIAIVTLVTIGLSLIVSTGQTLRQQEEARLQHLKLTARSVLQSVDISLRTGILTQNGQVAGLPSTAKFFRELQRSGEVMFVGLLDEKGGQILSSLEGGASSTILFPQQAIPTMVQTGTWDGIAQFGQHRVFVYAKHSQGLDASPLEPDAPRKDTFLVVGLDMTKHFAVYKGFKQNAMFQAAYILIAAIFTWALAMGLLKRRELAGKALQLERFQARLLDNLPDGLLIVSPDNVIRAANPAAHEVFKAKGSGLAGLSVSALPEDLANCLKKLPEDSKADWEQVTVQGTHLEILSVPLKEHKEAGSRLVLVRDRTRFRELEKSLQDAEKMAALGAIAAGMAHEIRNPLSALRGFAQYFAKKFKGKEPDETYARTMISEADRLNRVITDLLYLSRPRAVQKEEVDLVELAEGISNLLQLDLEGKEVQLDVSLESSYVQADADLLKQTLINLMLNSLDALESAGIDKKQIHIASAYGEDGVWIFVRDNGPGMEKQQIDQALEPFFTTKSKGTGLGLALVNKTMMEHEGKVLIESSAGRGCTIALFFPDVEDEGNYVL
- the gcvPA gene encoding aminomethyl-transferring glycine dehydrogenase subunit GcvPA codes for the protein MPYTPHTAEETQAMLDVIGVRTIEDLFADIPADMRPKSFDLPQGLSEMETCAYFEQLAGKNKTGLVSFLGAGFYNHYIPKAIDNIVGRGEFYTAYTPYQPESSQGTLQAIFEFQTAVCNLLEMDVANASVYDGGTAIFEAMMMAVRAGRKRKKIVIDESVNPIYRVMLDTYTDNIDIDIVVVPHTEGLSNVDALKAAIDADCAAVVVQNPNFFGNVQDFTDLFEHAHANKALGIISVYPVMQSVMKTPGEMGADIAVAEAQSLGQPLSFGGPYLGVMSCTKKMIRQIPGRIVGRTEDVDGKTGYVLTLQAREQHIRRAKATSNICSNQALCALRALIHMSLLGPEGLIRTAELSMERAHYLADRLTMIDGVELLNDAPFGNEFAIRLPINAEEAIEALMDKGFVTGFPAGRYYEGMDNVLLVACTELHSFEQIGVFTELLGGIL
- a CDS encoding sigma-54-dependent transcriptional regulator yields the protein MSYNKRLLVIDDEPALRMMVRAVVEDAGWSVAEASSGEAGIEHLASHNVNVVLLDMRMTGIDGSETLAIIQEKYPHLPVIMLTAFGTVGSAVEAMKRGAFDYLSKPADNDELIAVLEKAYTHGRLLAENDNLRKKFIGNDPSEKIIGGCDAMLDMLELIRQVGPTEATVLVMGESGTGKELIAEALHESSNRSAFPMVKVNCAALPGNLLESELFGYVRGAFTGAVKDKPGRFQLAKGGTLFLDEIGEMPIELQAKLLRALQERVVEPLGAVKPIEVDVRIIAATNRNLREAVAKGEFREDLYFRLNVLELISPPLRERFDDLPVLVSRLLDKLGRKNRKSVRGVSPDFMQKLTTHSWPGNVRELENVLERALILSRSEILNVDSLPPLFTNPPKPTPAMQPQFVQQDASQGYGQSNFHVPSSVEFSDQKTVQTGRQNGGMQPDFAPTDFTRTDFSSHSGYNNQAAYSGQQGYNGQQPMPPQNDNRSISRPKTLDDAERQALIEALNANGGHRERTADALGISRRTLQYKLRKYGLTKRS
- a CDS encoding Vat family streptogramin A O-acetyltransferase, with protein sequence MKESPLFGPDPDDKEPMKGFPQVGYLKNFITSENIIVGDYTYYDDPDGVENFEKNVLYHFPFIGDKLIIGKFCAIARGVTFIMNGANHKVSGLSTYPFQIFGNGWEKVMPESGELPFKGDTVIGNDVWIGYEATIMPGVTVGNGAIIASKAVVTKDVPPYAIVGGNPATILKFRFDETVIEELEDIAWWEWSKEKITHNLEAIVGNDIKMLRRAI
- the gcvH gene encoding glycine cleavage system protein GcvH, translated to MAYPENLLYSKSHEWTKIEGEEAIIGITSFAQEQLGDITFVELPEVGDTLEVGDEMGSIESVKAASELYIPVSGEVIAINEDLEDAPEKVNESPFEGGWLIKVKLSEEPKGLLSASEYAELVANEAH
- a CDS encoding dihydrolipoyl dehydrogenase family protein — protein: MKYNLVVVGSGPGGLKAATRAASSGLKTALIEKADIGGTCLNWGCIPTKMYLGATASSPLLHTQEKAKTASGSLSFDLPTLMQKKDRFIKGTRSAAEKQLGSLGVDILKGTASFSNPTTLTVTNDEGSTEVAFDKLIIATGSMPTAFPGLEPDGDCVLNSSHVLTLTEAPESLIIVGAGAIGLEMGDFFSRLGTKITIVEALPSLAPTEDPDVGETFRKILKREKWGIRTGEKVQSLKTVNGEAVLTFESGETLTADKALMAAGRKPASESLNPAAAGIECIGAGWIATDDNLLAAENIYAIGDINGRTLLAHAADHQACYAVDHAAGKITAAYDSGPMPACIYGHTEVMRVGPNTADLQKAGHTVETSTSMLVANPIAQSYGSTQGFVKALWVDNKVHGIVAVGHGVSHLVAAATIIVKQQWTQDDVHSIIWAHPTLDEALEMALLAPRKPA